ctgactctaaatccactgagctacccagctgcccccaagaagctgCACACcacactttgcaaactttcagGTGCTAAAGAATTATTATCTATTGTTATCCCTCCTTCATCTCCCTCGCCACCAGTCTGCAGTCTTCCTTGCTCATTCTTTCATCACCTCTTATTCTGCCTCCTTTTCATTCCCCAGTTTCTTCACCCTCTATCCTGTATCAGTCTttatcctctctcttccctcatccCCTGGAGTCTACTCTGcttccttaataataataataataatacctgacatttatataacactttctctaaatgatctcatttgagccccCAAATGTCCTACATCCCCTCAgttcccttccttattccctgcTCTTTCACCTCTAGACTCCTTACCCATCATCCTTATTGTGGATTCTTCCTTATCCcttatccttcccttccttttgccTCTCTAGAAAACACTCTTTCCTACCTCTAGATTTCCTCCTCTTCTGTCTCATGGGCTTTAAATTCCTCCAGGAAATAGGTTTTatatgatagtacatgtataaccaataacaaattgcttaccctctcagggagaagggaagagggagagaatgtggaactcaaaatgtcagaaaagaaatgccaaaatttgtttttacatttattggggggggtggtggtggaataAATCAttactaaaggaaaaaagaaaaagctaattAATATTAATTGGTTAATAAAACAGGCACTTATATTTGGTGGTTACCATAGAGTAGAATTCACTGGAATGGGATCTTGAGCTGATTAGCATTTGAGAATCACTCATGACTTCTTAGGGGGTACCCCTAGAGCCTTGAGTGAGAAAAGATGTAGCTGGCCTTGGTCTGTGAGAGTGAGTCCAGGGCTAGGATGAGTATCCTCAGAGATCATGAAGTCTATGGTATATTTTGAACATacctgtatatatacatattttctcaAACCCTGGCTGGAGTGTAAGCTTACTGAGGGCAGGTATTGTTTCATTTATGTCTCTGTATCTCCAacccctagcacagtgcctagcatgtagtatgagtataataaatgcttattaattgatttaaaaaaatgtcattttctccAAGCCTCTTTATCCTAGGCAGCAGCTGGTCCAGTGAAAAGAGCCCTGGCATCAGAAGATCTACCTggagggtcagctaggtggctcagtggatggagagccaggcatagagatgggagatcctaggttcaaatctggcctcagacacttcctagttgtgtgaccctggacaagtcctttagcccccattgcctagaccttactattATTCTGCCTCAGAAcgaaaacacagtattgattctaagacagaagattagggttaaaaaaaaatctaccttggTTCTAGCCTATTGGAGGTTTGGCTGTGCTTTGGACTAATTAGAGTGCCTTAGAAGAGTTATTTCCCCCATGGAAGCTGGGATCAATAATTCTTATACTACCTCACGGggataaaattagaaaatgtatttaaaatcacTTGGTAAAATGTTTTTACCAACAAAaagtcattattattgttgttatctcAGGTCGAGACTGCATGGGATGTGCCAAGACTGGCAGTGGCAAGACTGCTGCTTTTGTTCTCCCTATTCTGCAGAAGTTGTCTGAGGACCCCTTTGGCATTTTCTGCCTTGTGCTGACTCCCACCAGGTAAGGCCATGTTCACATTTCCAGTGAGGTAACATTTAATGTTAATTGAAATCttgctctttttctatttgtccaCTTAAAGGGTATCATTCCCAATAGTGGCCACAAACATTTGCACTGTTCTAGAGGAGATGCAGTATTAGATCATTCCTGCTCTAATGTCTTCCCTATGATGATGATCTTTGATTTATCCAATCCATATTCTGTTTGTGCACAGTTGTTTGCCTGttgcctctcccattagactgagctccttaagggcatagattctcttttgcctttccttgtatcccctGTGCTTAGAACTGAGCCTGGCACAGATTAAGTACTTAATGAAAGTTTATTGACATGTATGCAGATAACTGTAATACCCAGTATATCATGATTGAGCTATATGAATTCTGATAGGCttgagatttttgttgttgtgtaTAGGGTGGGCATTAGGAATAGCTTTGTGACATTTGAGCTGAGCTGTAAAGAATAGATAAACTACTatgtctgtgtcccaaagagaatcaaaaaaatgggaaaaggacctatctgtacaaaaatatttatagaagctctttttgtggtggcaaagagttggaaatctAGGGGATGcgcattaattggggaatggctgaacacgttGTATATGAATGGAATAGAAAACAGTTGTGCGATAAGAAATGACatgcagaatgatttcagaaaaacctggacagATTTCTATGAacagatacaaagtgaagtgagcagaactaggagaacattgtatacagtgatAGCAATattaggatgatcaactgtgaatgatttaactattctgaacgatgcaatgatctaggatagTGATggcgaatcttttagagatggagtgctggggcACCACCAccattccaccccaccccacccccaagttGGGCATTCCCCCCCTCccattaccccacacaggggagggagaaagtgctctcattgggctgctgggtagaggggtgggggaagtgagaaatgccctcagtgagtgtagagaaggggaggggagtggcctgagcgcTCTGCTGCCTGTGCGCTGCCCACCTTACCACCTGTGCACTCCCatagggctgctgggcagagggatgaggGGTGTAAAAGAATGTCATCAGGCAAGGTGGAGAGAAGGGAGCATcttgcctgagtccctctgcctttctattaatgaacccagggggtgggggggatgtgCCCATGGAGAGCActctgcatgtcatctttggcaccccatcactgatctaggacaattctgaggcacttaggacaaagaatgctctctacctccagagaggtAGATGgcgtctgaatgcagattgaagcagaacattttccacttaattttctatatgtgtcttcttctacaacatgaATGTGAGAATGTTTTGTATGGTAGCATGTGTATAagctatatcaaattgcttaccacctcagggaagggagaggaaaagagtctGAAATTCAAGAcgttagaaaacaaaacaaacaaaaaaatcccaaatctaTCATTTTGTCCCCAAAACAACCCTAGTAGGTGATTGCTTTaggtgaatgatttaactattctgAATGATGCAATGGTCTAGGAcaatgatggcaaatcttttagagatggagtgctgaggCACCACCACCATCCCACCCccaacacccccacccccaccccaccccccagctgGGCATGGCGCCCCCCTTCCccattaccccacacaggggagggagagtgctctcattgggctgctgggtggaggggtggtaAACTAAAGGGACACACTGCTATtatatgtctgaggctaaatttgaacccagtcttcctgattccagacactgtgccacctaactgctgaGAGTAGAGAATGAGCCTAAgccagattcaaatcccacctctcatgttcattacattcacaaccttgggcaagtcacttaacctccatgggactcagtttcctcatttgtaaattggagggtttggactagatagcctctgaggttcctttcagttttaaatctatttttgtgATTTGTCTTGGGGAATACTTAAAAGTAGGGGGTGTGATATGGAGTAGTCAGACCACACAAGGAGAGTCATGATATAGCAGTGTCATGAATGCTGAGAGAAGAAAGGCTCTCCAGAAGGAGGAGAGGGCCAGCAGTTTCAGAAGCTGCAGAAAGGTCACGGAGGATGAGGACTGACAAAAGATCATTGAACTTATCAATAAGGggaaagagggcagctaggtggccggACCAATTGACATTTCCACCAACAGCGCATCATTGTAGCTGTTTTCCCATAGTCCCTTcagcatttgtaattttccttttttgtcaactttgccatTCTAATGGATGTGAAGTAATacttcagatttgttttaatttgcatttttttcttagagCATTTTTTCGTATGGCTAATGAGACCTTTAGCAGAAAAATTTGCtgcatacattttttttcctcacaatttCCTTCTTCTAGTTTTAGTTGCATTGTTTTTATCTGtggaaaaactttttttaaaagtttatgttATGGAATTGTCCATTTTCTCCCGTGACCCTCGCTACCTCTTATTTGGTCTTGAACTCTTCCCCTAGCCATAAAACTGACAGATAATTTCTTCTAcacttctctaatttatttataatattgacCTTTATCGCTAAAGCACATACCtgctatttttcctttctttggttCCCTGTCACCCCATCTTATTACTCAGAGCTGAATTAGACCCCAGAAATTCAATTAGAGTTGGTGGGTTCTGACTAGGAATATCAGGGCCAGTGAATGAGGAGGTTGTCTTATTAGCCCTGATAACAATTTCCTACCTTCTGGCTAAGTCATGGCTGCCTTGTCTCAGGACCCAAGACCTCACAtgtccaggactggctctcaatctactgaaacACCTAGTTGACCCtagactagataatctttaaGATTCTTCATAGCTTTGAGATTATGTGGTTCCACTGTCCATGCAGAGCCTTCTCTATCTCCATACCTGGGAAAGCCAGGGGTGTGCCATAGCTTTAAGCAATTCCATTCCATGCACAAAGGATCTGAGTGTGCTTGGCTATCTGAACATGTTGGGCAGTTACTAAAGCATGGATGACATCCCTCTTGGATTTGAAGATAACACAGGACTGGTCTGGGACAGCTGACACCGCATGATGGAGAATGGCTTCAAATAGATCTTAACAGGCTAGAGCACTAAAGTTAATCAGATGAAATTTGATAGGGAAGATAAGTGTAAAGTCCcaatttatgtttaaaaaaaaaaaccaacctcacAGGTACAATGGGGAACAGCAATTCATCTGGGAAAGAACGGGGGGTATTGGTAGACTGTAAACTGACCCATGGAAGATCACTTCTAGGCACTGCCTCTAAGGTGGCCATCAATAAACTGAGGAATGTACATGGGATAACTAGGATGGAGAAGAGGCTCTGGTTCATGCAGTGTTTGGAATTGGTTGAAGAAGGTGGGAATGTTTAGCATGGATAAGCGAGGATGTGCTGACTGACCTCTAGTAGTTGGCTGTCCCACGAACCAAGGACTAATCTCATTTTGCTTGGTCCCCAAGAGCACAGCTAGTCAACAGAAACTGCACAGAGGCAAAGAGAGGCTTCACCTGAGGAAGACCTTCCTAAGGCAGCCAGCCAGAGTGGAATGGGCTGACTTCCCAAAAGGGCTTGGGCAAAAGGTCACGTGACCGTTGTGGAGCAGGTTGTTGAGAGAATTCCTATTCAAgtagaagttggactagatgccctctgGGACCTTCCAGCTCTGTTAGGCAGAGAATAAACCTCAAGAACATTTGGGTTGACAACCCAAATGAACATGAGAATCTGGGACTTGGAATTAGGGAGGTCTGGCTTCAGCCTTCTCCTTCCCTTGCCATtactatgtgatcttaggcacGTCACTTATTCTTTTTTAGTCAGTCAAAAACTAAACATTTTTTAGTCAGtcaattactaaacatttattaaatgcctaccatgtgccaggcattaccAAATACCAGGGATACAAATCTGGGGGGAAATAAAGGACAGcctttgccctcagtttcctcatctgtaaagtagaaataatacctgtagcacctactttccaggctTAATGAGATAAGTTTCCAAAGCACTATCTAGGTGTaatgtgtgtgtttggggggtgGTTCTGTTTTGCAGGGAGCTGGCTTATCAGATTGCTGAGCAGTTCCGTGTTCTTGGAAAGCCCTTGGGACTGAAGGATTGTATCATTGTTGGAGGAATGGGTATGTGAATCCCAGGCCCAGTTATGCCCTAAATAGCTCAATTGTGATAACAGAGGAAGGGTCTCTGTGGGTCCTGAGAGTTACTTTTAttccttcttgctttcttttccttttcccgtTTCCTATAGACATGGTGGCCCAGGCCCTGGAACTATCCCGCAAGCCCCACGTGGTCATCGCAACGCCAGGCCGCCTGGCTGATCACCTCCGAAGCTCCAATACATTCAACATCAAGAAGATACGTTTTTTGGTGAGCCCTGAcatttccctccctgctccccatTTGCTCCAGCCTAAGGTCTCTCTCTGGGAGTCTCCTGCCATGAGCCAGGGGCTTCCCATCAGGTCTTTGAGAATCTGTCATTCATTACCTCCATGATGGGGAACTCACCCTCAATACATGCAGCAGACGCTGGTTATGTGCTTGCTCTGCACAGGGCCCTGGGGtttccatattcctctagcccCTGTGGCAGGCACTCGTTCTCCCCCCCCAGCCTTAGGAGCTGGCATGGGTGGTCTCCTTCCACCAAGAGGCAGCAAACCCTGAGGTTGTGAGTCTGAGGATCCAGCTCCAAGctaatctcttttattttcttattgtgtGCTCTTCCCACATCACCCCGGCCTATTCCAAGGAAAGCCCTGTGCTAATCCTAAAGCTGGGGAGGCTCAAGATTCCATAATGGCTCTCTTTTCCTTTGCTAGGTGATGGATGAGGCTGACCGGCTGCTGGAACAGGGCTGCACCGATTTCACCAAAGACTTGGAAGTGATTTTTGATGCAGCCCCAGCCCAGCGGCAGACACTTCTCTTCAGCGCCACCCTTACTGACACATTAAAGGTTCTCCAGGGCATTGCTACTAATAAGCCCTTCTTCTGGGAGGCCCCAGCTGAGTGAGTGACACACCCGGCTGAGAGGGTGCTGCTCAACACTACCCATCTCCCAGCCAGATTCCTCTTTAACTTTCTTTGAAGGGTCACTCCTACCACAAACGCTTCTCTCATCTCCTTGCAACTCCTAcctggaaagaaaaggagggagggtcAAATGGGAGACAGGACATTGGCTTCTGGGCTCACGCCATACCCAGGCCTCAGCCTTGCTGCTAACCAGGAAGTGTTTCTATACCCAGAAACTTCTGTTCAGGCAGAAAAGGGTGTCCACACATGGGCCAAGAGAATCTGGGTACATGAGGGAGCCTGTGATCCAGGCAGAGTGCTAGCAGCTCTAGAGCCAGAAGGGGCCACCCCATGGCTGATTTTCAAGGCTAGTGTTTGGGCTGTTTCCATCTGCCCCACCACTAGGAGATCTTGAAGGGAAGCAGCTTCCTCTGGATGTTATCCTTCATTCCACCTGTCATTCACTGCCCTCAGGGTCCGCACTGTGGAGCAGCTGGACCAGCGCTACTTGCTGGTGCCTGAGAAGGTCAAGGACGCCTACCTCGTGCATCTGATCCAGACCTTCCAAGATGAGCATGAGGACTGGTCCATCATCATCTTCACCAGCACGTGCAAGTGAGTTAGGGGCCACActaagagctggaagggtcctagGGTTTTAATCCACCCCGGGGGGTTGTTCAGCAACACCCCTGCTCAGGATCGGCCTATATTTCCCATGATGTGGGAGAAGGAGCGGAGATCTCAACAGTTAACCCTGTCATCGAAACCCCCTGGTGCCTCCAGAAGGCTTGTTTTCTCTTTTGCAGGACCTGCCAGGTATTGAACATGATGCTGAGGAGGTTCAATTTCCCTTCTGTTGCACTGCATTCCATGATGAAGCAGGCAAGTTGTTGGGGCTCCCTTTCACCCCATCAGGGCCTGGGCCAGAAAGATGCTCTCCCTAAACTTAGGcctgccccctccttttttcaAACCATGCTCCGAGATGGGGTAGGGGACCTTGATGGCTCCACAAggcatctctctctccccaacaGAAAGCTCGCTTTGCTGCTTTGGCCAAATTCAAGTCTAGCGTCTACCGGATCTTGATTGCAACAGATGTGGCATCTCGGTAGGAGGAAAAAGACCCCAAGACCGACTGTGGGCATGGGGTCCCAGACTACCCCCTCCCCCAGCATAGACCCTAGGGCCACCAGGGAGGGGTGGCTTAGGAGACCTGGTTCTAAGGACAATACGGAAGTGTCAGAAAGAGCTCTGAATGGGAGTCTTGATTTCTAGTCCTGACTTGGTCACTAACTACAGCGAACTTGGGCAAGTGTGctcccctttctgggcctcaatttgcTCATCCATCAAATGGATTTGATAATCCCTCCCTTAGAGAGCTACTGAATTATTGGCATTCCATTCATTCTGAAATGAGTTACTGGATAGCAAGATGCTTTGAAAAGGGTAAAGTGTTAGGAAAGAGGCTGTTTATTTAGAAGAGAGAGATCTTTATTTAGAAAAGAGATGTTTATTCTGCTGATAAGATTCTTACACTACTATGGCCTTCCCTGTTCTTCCCAGAGGCTTGGATATTCCCACGGTGCAGGTTGTCATCAATCATAATACTCCAGGCCTTCCTAAGATCTATATCCACCGGGTAGGGCGGACTGCCCGGGCAGGTGAGcagaagtgtctgagcctggggATGCCAGGCCCTGGGGAGGGGCAGACCTTGTGGGGCTGGACCTTGGACCTCCTTGGAACCTCTTAGCCCCCTGGGCCAGACCTACCTGCTGTATAGGCTGCCCCTGACAAACCTTGGGAGCCCTGCAGGTGCCAGAAATGGGGGAGGCAGGGAGCAGAAGTGCTAACCCAGTCCCATTCGGTGACTCCTCTTGGCTTCTCCTCAGGGCGCGACGGCATTGCCATCACCCTGGTGACTCAGTATGACATACACCTGCTGCACGCTATCGAGGAAGAGATCAGTAAGTAATGCCCCATGTGGTGTCTGCCAGGCTGGCACTCCCAAGTGATTTGGAAAGGCCTCAGCCTCGCTCTGCCTGCTCCATGGGTCTTCCTTAGGCCAGGTGTACTCTCTTTCTCCTTATCCAtccctccctttctgccccctgcAGAGATGAAGCTGAAAGACTTCAGTGTGGAGGAGGCCACCGTCCTCAAAATCCTCACCCAGGTCAACGTGGTCCGAAGAGAGTGTGAGATTGTGAGTGGGCACAGCAGCCTAGGGGAGGAGCAGGCCAGTCAGGGCGACTCCTGAGAAATGCCCAGAGCAGGACTCCAGCCCCAAGGAGGCCTCTGAGGCCAAGGGTGCTCCTTGGGCTCAGCTCTGGGCTCTGCCCCTCACAGCTGGGTGATGCTGGCTCAGTGCCCAGGCAGCCTGTAGGGCAGCTGGGAGATACTTAGTATCAGCTCTGAGACAGGAGTATGGGTTAAAAAGAGATGGGAACTAGACTAAACATGTTCCGAAGTCTACCAGCCCTGGCTCGTGCGATTCTCATTCTCTCACTGGAGGGAGGTTCATGAGGACCCCAGGGTGTCTCCTTTGGCCCACATCCTTGCCCCTCTTTACTTCCTAGAAACTGGAGGCCACAGACTTTGATGAGAAGAAAGAGATCAATAAGAGAAAGCAGCTGATCCTGGAAGGGAAGGTAGGTGCTCTCAGGCCCTGgaggtggggatggggtggggtggggtggcagGGCTTGACCAGCATTGGCCGGCTGGCATGTGCCCTGGCTCTGCAGGACCCAGACCTCGAGGCTAAGAGGAAGGCAGAGCTGGCCAAGATCAGGCAGAAGAATCGGCAGTTCAAGGAGCAGGTGATGCAGACACTGCAGAGGCGGAAGGCCTTGAGACTGAAGAGGAAACAGCAGCGGAAGCAGCAGtggcagcagcagcggcagcagcggcAACAGCAGCCACTGCCATCACCGAAGGCCaaggagaagaaaaagtgaaGGCCTTGAGGCCCAGGGTCAGACCTTGCCCCCACCCTGCTCCAGAGCAAACATCTGGGGCTGAGGACTGCCGCCCCCACCCTTTCCGCAATGctgggatggagccaaatctaggCTTCTAGAGGATGCCTGGCTCCAGCCACAGCTGTGCCTTTTGACCAACCTACAATAAAGAGTATTATTTATTGAATTCTGCAACTTCTGAATCCCACCTGCCCTCTTCAGCCCCTGTGGCTCTGCAAAGGGCAAGAGGGAGGATGGGGAATGGGACAGCAGAATAGGAAGAATACCAGAGCAGGAGCCAAAGACTTGGATTCTAGGCCTGATTTTTTCCCTCTGATTCTGTGTGAACATGGCCAAGTCCCTTCTCTCCTTGCTCCTGGGATATATACTGAAGCATCCATGGAGGCACTCTTCAGTAccaaaagactggaaaaaatcTGACAAATGGCTGGGCAAActgtcatcgtcatcatcatcatcatcgtgaGAGCTGCCATTCTGTAACTCCTCCTATGGGCAGGCACTTTACACTCAGGCCTCCCTTCTACACCAAGACTTTGCCCATCAAGTTTCGCTATACCGAGGcataagaaatgaaatgggaattCAGGGAGAGTTGGTTGTAGAAGGTGCAGATGACAGAAAATGTTTAGGaactcagaaatgtataaaatgtatctatagtataatatcaacatagtttatcttttaatgccataaatatacacaatttcttttttaaagctaaaatcAGTAAAaagtttgtaaaaacaaaacaaaacacaaaaacctaaacattttacttggattttccagattgtggggTCACCATCCCCATAACCCCCACAGTGTGGAAGGGATACACAAGTCTTTccaagtaggtgctattttgtATTTCCATTCCaaagctgaggaaattgaggcaggcagttgtaaagtgactagtccaggatcacatagctagtccATGCCGGGCtgaattttatatatatcttaattagaggctatttttcttaaaaaacaaaaaacttaccttctatcttagaatgactactaagtatccattcaaaggcaaaagtgtggtaagggctgggcaactggagttaagtgacttgtccagggtcacacaggtaaggaAGTATGTGAGAtcgcatttgaactcaggacctcttggcTCCAGGTTTGGCCTTCTATCCCTTTGAGGCCATATTTCAGCTTGGTTCTTCATGACTCATGGTAGGGTGCTCCAATGACCACTGTGCCCCCTGGCGGCTAGGTGGGGGTCACAAAATGTTACTTGGAGAAATGACAGAAATGGAGCTGCTTGGGATGATTTGTACAAACCAATGAACCAGAGAACTAAAAACACTGTAAATGATGGCTTTGTCATGGCTGTTCACTGGGCTGATTTTTCATGACGCTGTTGGCAgacactggagaggtttgccatttccttctcctgctgattttatagctaaggaaccTGAAGCAAGCAAGGCTAAGTGACTGAGCCAGGGTCACAGCCTCTGAGGCCGGATTTGGACTCGGAAAGCTCATTCTTATTGACTGCAAGGCTCTCTCCACTAGGCTGCTGCCCTCAAACAACTAATAGTATAAATGAGAAAGTTATTTAAAAGGAAGCTAAGGTCagagtggtgcagtggatagaagactgggcctggagtcaggaagacactagctgtttgaccctagacaagtcactgaaccctgttggcctctgtttccacctctgtaaaaatgggctgggaaaggaaatggcaaaccactctaggctctttgctaagaaaaccccaaagggggtcacgGAGAGACACAGGACTGAAGAACAAAAAAGGGCCAAGAAATCCAACCAAAGTGATCCTAGGGAACAGGTAACGAAAATGCCCCCTTGTCTCATGGGATAGAGGTCCACGAGTGTGATCAGCCTCAGTGGCTTTACCTCTTGTTGCAATAGGACCACGGCAAATACCACGATAGCAAATGAAAGGCACCAATACAATCCTAAAAATAATGTGAGGGGGTGGACTACAGGATGTTCTTTcttaaaccctccccttccatcttggaatcaatactgtgattggtTTATAAGGTgtaagag
This sequence is a window from Monodelphis domestica isolate mMonDom1 chromosome 3, mMonDom1.pri, whole genome shotgun sequence. Protein-coding genes within it:
- the DDX49 gene encoding probable ATP-dependent RNA helicase DDX49, with protein sequence MAEFAKLGLASWLVAQCRQLGLKHPTPVQQNCVPAILEGRDCMGCAKTGSGKTAAFVLPILQKLSEDPFGIFCLVLTPTRELAYQIAEQFRVLGKPLGLKDCIIVGGMDMVAQALELSRKPHVVIATPGRLADHLRSSNTFNIKKIRFLVMDEADRLLEQGCTDFTKDLEVIFDAAPAQRQTLLFSATLTDTLKVLQGIATNKPFFWEAPAEVRTVEQLDQRYLLVPEKVKDAYLVHLIQTFQDEHEDWSIIIFTSTCKTCQVLNMMLRRFNFPSVALHSMMKQKARFAALAKFKSSVYRILIATDVASRGLDIPTVQVVINHNTPGLPKIYIHRVGRTARAGRDGIAITLVTQYDIHLLHAIEEEIKMKLKDFSVEEATVLKILTQVNVVRRECEIKLEATDFDEKKEINKRKQLILEGKDPDLEAKRKAELAKIRQKNRQFKEQVMQTLQRRKALRLKRKQQRKQQWQQQRQQRQQQPLPSPKAKEKKK